DNA from Thiomicrorhabdus sp. Kp2:
CCATAAATAACACCAACAATCATATCTTCGTGGGGTATTCTCAGTCCATTTACACGACCAAGATTTATTACATTTTTAAAGTGCCCTGCAATAGTTTCAACATCATCTTTGTTGATTGTATTTGGTCCTGATTTTAACTGGCAATATTTTCTATTCCCATCTAATTGGTCTATAAACTCAATATCAATCCCTGAAGTTGTGCTTGCGAAGGAAGAAAGAACTTCATTTGTGAATTTCTGAATATTAGTTCCAAAAGAAGTTGTAATCGAGGTTCCAAGTACTCTAGGATAGATTAATGCTTTTGCGATATTTTCTGGTTCAGAGTTGCCAGATAAGAAGTTTGATAAATAAACGGCCAAAAAAGGATTTATATCAAAACTTGAAATATTGCCTAATTTCTTAGCATTTTTGATGTGGTTTAGAGCGATGCTATCTTTAAACCAAGTTTGAGCTTTAATCAAAATTAATTCTTTTTCATTTTTATCCACGTAAAACTATCCTTATGATAAAATTAGTAACCATGTCCAATCTTGGGTAACATTGTTTATGAAAAGCTATTACTCACTTTCAGAAACCGCAGAACTGCTTTCAGTCTCAAAAAAGACATTACGTCGTTGGGATGAAAATGGCAAATTAAAATCAATTAGATTACCTAATAAATATAGAATTTATACACCAGAATCTTTAAAAGAACTTACTATGGGTAAAAGCATTTTTGAAATTGACGTCATTGACGAAAACCACTATACACCAATCAAACCTTATCATGTTCTCGAGCTTTTTGCAGGAGCAGGAGGTTTAGCATTAGGTTTAGAGAAGTCTGGCTTGCATTGTACAATGCTTAATGAAATAGATAAGTGGGCATGCCAAACTCTTAGGGAAAACCGTCCGAATTGGAATGTAGTTGAAGGGGATGTTTCACAAGTCTCTTTTAAAGAATACAAAGGTAAAGTAGATATTGTCACTGGGGGGTTTCCTTGTCAATCTTTCAGTTATGCAGGTAAAAAATTAGGTTTAGAAGATGCACGTGGAACACTTTTTTATGAATTTGCTCGTGCGGTTAAGGAAGTTGAGCCTTTAATTTGCGTTGGTGAAAATGTTAAAGGCTTAACAAGTCATGATGGTGGAAAAACTTTAGAATCAATGATTCAAATATTAGATGAACTTGGCTACGATGTTTTAGAGCCCAAAGTTTTAAAAGCAGCTTATTTCAATGTGCCACAAAAAAGAGAGCGTCTGTTTTTAGTTGGTGTAAAAAAAGGTTGTATTATACCATTTCAATATCCTCTGCCAAATCCTGAAATGCTACCTTTAAAACTGGCTTTAAAAGCAGGCGAACTCTACCCTACAGATGTACCAAAATCTCCTGGGCAATCTTACCCTGGCCGTAAAAAAGAAATAATGGATATGATTCCTCCAGGTGGGTATTGGAGAGATTTGCCCGAAGACATACAAAAAGAGTATATGCTTAAAAGCTATTATTTGGGTGGTGGTAAAACAGGTATGGCAAGAAGGATTTCATGGGATGAGCCTTGCCTCACTTTAACAACATCACCAGCGCAAAAACAAACAGAACGATGTCACCCAGATGAAACTAGACCTTTTACAGTCAGAGAGTATGCCCGTATCCAAACTTTTCCTGATGATTGGAAGTTTATGGGTAGTATCAATCAGCAATATAAACAAATAGGTAATGCCGTTCCTGTCAATTTAAGTTATGCGCTTGGTAAGGAATTAGTAAGAGCTCTAAATAATTACTTCATAAGGGAAGAAATTAAAGAAAGATTTCAAAATTCAGCTTAGATAAATGCAGCAACTTTGCTATGAGTATAATTGACCTAAGCCATCAATAATATAAAAAAACCCGCTAAGGAAATCCTTGCGGGTTTTTTGTAATTTACCAGGCCAGGTGGGTTTGAAAAGATTTAAACTTCTAAGTAATCCAAAATCCCTTCTGCGGCTGAACGACCTTCGGCAATGGCTTCTACCACTAAGCTTGAACCACGCACCATATCGCCACCTGCGAAGATTTTTGGGTTAGTGGTTTGGAAAGGGTATAGAGACTTGTCAGACGCCACTACACCATCCCAGCTATTGACTTCAATACCGTAATCCTTGAACCAAGCTGGTGGATTAGGTTGGAAACCGAATGCTACAATGACTGCATCACATGGAATGATGGTTTCAGAACCTTCAACCATCTCTGCACGACGACGACCGTTTTCATCTGGTTCACCCATGCGAGTTTCGATTACCTTGATACCTTCAACTTTACCATCACCAACCACTTCAACAGGTGCTAAGTTGAATTTGAATTGAACACCTTCTTCTTTGGCGTTTTGTACTTCGGCACGTGAACCTGGCATGTTTTCTTCGTCACGACGGTATACACAATAAACATCGTCTGCACCTTGGCGGATAGAAGTACGTGTACAGTCCATAGTGGTGTCACCACCACCTAGCACTACGACTTTTTTACCGGCCATGCTGACGAATGGTTCTGGCGATTGTTCCATACCTAATTCGTTTTTAACGTTACCGATTAGGAAGTCTAATGCTTTGTAAACACCTGGTAGATCTTCACCAGGGAAACGACCTGCCATTGGCTTGTAGGTTCCCATCCCTAAGAAGACGGCATCATAGTCATCTAGTAATGATTGGAAAGAGATATCTTTACCAATCTC
Protein-coding regions in this window:
- a CDS encoding PmeII family type II restriction endonuclease; translated protein: MDKNEKELILIKAQTWFKDSIALNHIKNAKKLGNISSFDINPFLAVYLSNFLSGNSEPENIAKALIYPRVLGTSITTSFGTNIQKFTNEVLSSFASTTSGIDIEFIDQLDGNRKYCQLKSGPNTINKDDVETIAGHFKNVINLGRVNGLRIPHEDMIVGVIYGEPNGLNGHYKRIESQYYFPVIIGEEFWYKLTGDKDFYHDLIRVIGEVAVEANFAEEIKDLIKELASAKTLQDLSKF
- the dcm gene encoding DNA (cytosine-5-)-methyltransferase, translating into MKSYYSLSETAELLSVSKKTLRRWDENGKLKSIRLPNKYRIYTPESLKELTMGKSIFEIDVIDENHYTPIKPYHVLELFAGAGGLALGLEKSGLHCTMLNEIDKWACQTLRENRPNWNVVEGDVSQVSFKEYKGKVDIVTGGFPCQSFSYAGKKLGLEDARGTLFYEFARAVKEVEPLICVGENVKGLTSHDGGKTLESMIQILDELGYDVLEPKVLKAAYFNVPQKRERLFLVGVKKGCIIPFQYPLPNPEMLPLKLALKAGELYPTDVPKSPGQSYPGRKKEIMDMIPPGGYWRDLPEDIQKEYMLKSYYLGGGKTGMARRISWDEPCLTLTTSPAQKQTERCHPDETRPFTVREYARIQTFPDDWKFMGSINQQYKQIGNAVPVNLSYALGKELVRALNNYFIREEIKERFQNSA
- a CDS encoding FAD-dependent oxidoreductase, with amino-acid sequence MPNVRQFLELNRQLPEKKAANTRNKEFSEIYSAFKMEDAMAQADRCLHCGNPYCEFACPVHNYIPNWLKLVSEGNIMEAVEISHKSNSLPEMCGRICPQDRLCEQACTLEDTNFGAVTIGQIEKFITDTAFAAGWTPDLSDVQMTDKKVAIVGAGPAGIAAADILIRNGVKPVVFEKQPEIGGLLTFGIPQFKLDKDIVVRRREILEGMGIEFHCNTEIGKDISFQSLLDDYDAVFLGMGTYKPMAGRFPGEDLPGVYKALDFLIGNVKNELGMEQSPEPFVSMAGKKVVVLGGGDTTMDCTRTSIRQGADDVYCVYRRDEENMPGSRAEVQNAKEEGVQFKFNLAPVEVVGDGKVEGIKVIETRMGEPDENGRRRAEMVEGSETIIPCDAVIVAFGFQPNPPAWFKDYGIEVNSWDGVVASDKSLYPFQTTNPKIFAGGDMVRGSSLVVEAIAEGRSAAEGILDYLEV